The DNA region TTTCTTAAtgactcacttcctgtttatgcTGTAAAAcgtttttctgctgcagtaaACCACCTGATTAGTCATTTGGTCTCTTATTGCAGAATAACTGatgattattttgtgttttactttctgTTGCTCCTGAACTGGAGGCGTACCTCTTCATGTTGGTACTGGGAGCGCTGTGGTTTGGACCGGGTcgggctttttttttatttcctctgcagtttttctgTGTCTGAGTTTAAACTTTGGTTCAGTCGATGGCCGTCTTGGTTCTGTTCACCTGATTGTTTGTAGTCGTGTTAGCAGGGAAATATTTCagccaacagaaccagaagatttggatcagaaccggcctGTGGTTGGTGTTCAGTGTGGAAACTTTTCTTCTCTGTAGATCAcggaggttctggttctcccAGATCCTCAGAGGGAGTTTTATCTGTCTGCACTGTGACCCATTTCTCCAAACAGAACCTTTTTATCCAATCGGCCCAAACCGTTCTCCCTCCCGTCTCAGTGTGATGCCAGAATGTCCCTGTTGACCTTAGACGACCCTTTGTGTCTAAAAGGGCGTCGGGTCTTAAAGTTTTGGTGCCGCTCTGCCGGGTCGGTACCAGCTGTGGTACCAGGACCGCCTTCATGCCTGCTGACTCAAACAGCAGCTCATTCTAACTGATTCTAACACGACCATCCCgacacacacagctgctgaccaatcacagccaggctCTTACTGTGTGTTCTTCTCACCTCAGGAGCCTCGACCAATCAGAGGAGGCTGACGGTTCCACCTGAGCAGCCACGGTAAGGTCGTCGTCTGCGTGACCTCTGGCCTCTGGATGCTTTCCCAGCTGACTTCCTGTCCTCCTCTGTTCTGGCAGGTAAAAATCACACCTGAAGTCTGAGAACAGGAAGCCACGGAGGCTGGAGTCTGAACTCCATCAGGAAGATTTAAAATGGTTCACAACTCGGTACAGGAAGGTAAATGTGAAGGTTTCTACTTTTATTAAACATCGTCTCTCCCTTTACTTTGAACATAGATCTTCTGCTTCATGTAGTATCAAGCATGTCGTCACACCAGGCCAGTAGATGGGTAAACGGGGCCTTGGCTAACTGATGTTACGTGTttgtttgactttctttttgaaaattaggtcaaaatatgaaaactattAGATATGTCACCAATATGAAAGTTTTCTCtctaatgtatttattttatattctattGTAAAGTATTGTCTCAGTATTTGTAAGCTCCTAGCGGCTGTCATTTCACTGTTCTGCATTCTATTTCTCAAAGCTTTTTAAACAATATGGAGAAGAAAAGTTAAAGGaaatcattttttctttcagccagaTGCATGTGAAGCTGCAGTACCAGGACgcaaccagcagggggcggacATCCAGCGACagattctgtttttctgttggaaaataaatgagcaaaaaactgttttgttcaTGTTTGAGTTTATTCAGCTGAgtcattttgtacttttaggagtatttttactacatggtgcgttttacttttacttgaagcGTTAAGTTAAATTTATGAATATTCTACtgctgtgagtaacttcactgaatgaagaacaaacttgttttaactaaaaattcaccagacataCCTGtagtgtttgttttagtttcataaGCTTAATATTGAAATGGCAACATTTCcacagaaatgtatattttggtccatctgatgatgcatttcttaaatattaaattattgttttgatcAGTCACCCAGTACTCGAGTAAtctttttaccattttgtttacttttactgtagtgaaaatgttgaagtagtgctgctcttacttgagcTCAGTCACTTTCTGTTCTCTGTTGGTGAGGCGAACGTATCGCCTGGAACATATCGCCTGTATTTGGCGGGACCGGGCCGATCTGTACGGCTCCGCCTCGCTGCCTCCAGCTCTGATATAACTAAGGCTAGAGGTGCAAAGTTTCCGTCGCTGCAATACGCTCCCATGCCCAGTGTTGGCTGTCAACCCTGGAGGAAGTCCAACCCGGACGCAGCAAGACGATCCGGGCTCCAATTGGGTCGGGTTCGCGTCTCACCTGAGCTGCTGGCGGGACGATGGTCCTGGAAGTTTGGAAGCATCATTACACCTGGGTTCTGTTAGTAAAATAGATTTATAGAAAATGGTTTTCAGCTGTTTATGTAAAAATGCAGTATTAGAATCTGCAGCATCAGACAAATCAGAtgggaaattaattattttcccCTCTGAGTTTGATTTTACATCTTTTACTTGCAAAAAACTGGAAGTTTACAAAAAGTTGAAAacctgcagaataaaaaaaaatctgaattgaacTGATTATTCTTCAATCAGCACAACTAAGATTATGACTCATAAACCAATAGTACGGAAGAGGATCAGGgccatttggaaaaaataattcattcttgtttttctcagaagtttgactttaatctcaaaattctgactttttcttcttttatctcTTGAGAaagaagttgtgttttttcagtggccctagtCGTCTTCCGTATATCGAGTTCATTCGagttgaaatgatttaaaatcatcatttgaatcATCAAGCTCTTTGTACTCATTGCAGTTGAGAATCTGAATTTGGGTTCTGTGAACTTTTAGCGCCTTTATCTGCTTCTATGCGGAATATCTTggattattatattttttttaatcctgcaGTTTTCAGAGCTTTTCCCGTTTTGCCTCAGCAGCTGTTCGGTTGTAAACCGAGCCGGAGGAAGGAACAGTTCACCTAACGCCCAGCTGAGCAGCTCCAGCTCTGCATCATTAATGCTCATCTATCATTCATGCTGGTCTCAGTAAAACGCACACCTGTAACGGTACATCCACCATCCGCCCCCCGCGGCCTGGCAGCGGCCTGGCAGGTTCACCCCGCTCCCATCCTCATGACGGACCCAGCCGAGAAGTTTCCTGCAGGAGAAGCGTCCCGGATGAGCGGCTCCGGTGCCGCCGCTCCCCCCACGGCGCTCCTCAGCGGGCTGTGGCACTGCGGGTCCGTCCGGAGGAACAGCCGCCTGCTGCCCGGCTCTGTGCCGCCTGGACTCCGGAGCAGAGCCCCGCTCAGGCTGCCGTCCCTGGCGGCCAAAGCGCCCCGCAGGCGGAGCGGCCTGGCCCGCCTCAGGTAAAATCACCCGAACGATCAAAACTCTGAGCCAAACCTCACCTTATGCTGCAgtttattgaattaaattaacatttactgCTAAATGCATAACAAAGATGACATTATATAATGTTGAAATACAACATTACTGCTATAAATTAATCTAAAACGTAACAAAGAAATAAGCAAATTGTAAgaaattgtttgatttttaaagtttgcagGAAGTAATTATCAGAGTTGggaagtaactagttacatttactcagttacatttatttgaataagtaaatttaaatacaattaattcAAGAACACCTTACTCATCTATATCTAATAAATTACACTAAGTACAGAGTTAAATATCTTTGAATAAATTAGATAAACCTTACTTAGTTCATCTAAACCATGTTACATTAATCaaagtgtgtgggtgtgtgtgtgtgtgtgtgtgtgtgtgtgtgtgtgtgtgtgtgtgtgtgtgtgtgtgtgggtgggtgggtgtttgtgtgtgttgggggtTGTAGTCTGAAAAACGTTAATGATCTCTTCTTTAAATTATGTGtacaacatttaaatgttaatcaACTGAGCTTTTATATTTCAGACACTAAATTTGAACAAATCAGAAATTAAATGACATTTCCGTCACAAAATTGATGCAACATTTAATTagtttattgaattatttttgctccaGAACAGGGTCTAAGGTGATCTGTTAAGATGTGATGAATCACCTCCACTCTCCTGCTTGCATCACTTTTCATTTCTAGTAAAAGCATCTGTCAGATCCCAGGCTGGCTGAAATTACACTCCGATTGTTTCCTCCCGGCCGTGTCCCAGTTTGACGGCTTTATGTGAACCGGTCCCGCCGCCGCCGGACGGGTCAGGTACCGGTGACCCGTAATTCTCAGTGGGGGGAAACTGATCCGCACCTTTAATTGAGAGAAACCCGAGTGACACGGGGGTCAAGTACTGCGGTTAAGCTAGCCGACGTTAGCTGCACTTAAAGATTAGCGCATACATGGTgcattcaatcaatcaatcaatcaatcaatcaatcaatcaatcacattttatttgtatagcacatttcagcagcaaggcatttcaaagtgctttacatcatatcaaacacagaaacacaaagcaacatagaatcaataatcaaaacacaacattaattcaagttccatcaataaattagtaattgattacgtttcaaatacaatcctaaacaggtgggtttttagtggagtttgcatccataaaagttaacctgttacactcctactgtgttatatggaacaaaatacctgctgctgtttttattcccactcaggCTCACAATATATTATATGGGTGATTCTCACGAACACGGTCCAACTCgtagcaaaaattaaaaaacattatatacacacaaaaacactcaCTCTTTATAAAATGGATACTAATTTTACCTTTCACTGTAAAATTATAATCTATATGCACATTTTCTaggtatttttaaacattttattctaacTTTGAGCAAATAAATTCATTACCGTAACACAATTTCCATGAAGAAATTAGAAaccacaaaaccttttttttcacattttttggaCACCAAGGACTTCAGTGTGCACAAAGAgacagatataaacaaaaataggcctttttagcaaaatgttttattttactgcaaaaaataatttcatcacCGTAACAGCGATGCAAATTTCAAAGTTAATTTTGATTGTGATTTTGTATCAAAtcattacactgaaaaaacaatttaaccATAGTATAAAGGGTCTGGCACATTTCATCAAGgggttaaaatataaaagtaattcATATAACTAATCTAAATAAATCCTCATAAAGTTAACATAGCGGTAATGAAAAAACATATGTCGGTAATGAATAGCAATGTTTCGGTAGTGAACCCTTCATAACTATATTAATATTGAActacacaaacaataaaataccctagtaaaacatacatttgcaaattttatttaagtttattaagTCGACATtcacaaactgaacagaaaaatagTCCCATATTTGCGTCACAGTACTTACAGTAACAGCTATAAGGACTAGGAAGTGAATCGGAAGTGTCTTGCTGATGAACAGGTAGGCAGTGGTTCAGAAATAGTACAAACTgaagtaatatttatttaaaataaatgggcAACATTACAATAGTGCTATAGTGCACTGTTTAAAATTGTTCATATTTGTGAATCTGTTAGAAGCGAAACAAATTCACAAAAGACAATGGGAAACAATGAGTTTGATTTAGGGTAAATGCAAAAGCAAACAAGGCACAGGGAGATGATAGGTCATCAGAAGaaagacacagagagaaaaaagatatcGAACTATATTCAAAATAACAGGAGACACAACTGGGAAATGACtgaattcatgtattttttcaacTTTGTGCTAGCAACTTTCTAGTGATACAACACTGTGTGAAAAAGAGGAATACAAAACCCCACTCAGATAAACAGGAAACAATGCTAGTACACAAGAAATCACATATTtcataagtttttaaaaaaaaaatccttctcatTAACACTGGTAAATGACAATGTAagagggccattgtagataggaaaaaagagtaaatttctgccaaaaaatgtaattttattttcaaatgtcagaATCTTTCTGAGTTTTGAGTTCAAGAAGTCAAACAATTTACtacaaaaacccacaaaattttgagattaaaatcagaaatttttgaGAAACAAATGTGGAACATTTTGTTCCACATCCAAAAGTTACAAATTTACTTGTATATTCTacaaaatttttgattttttagtGGAAATTTTTTCCATCCTTTGTTTCTATCTACAGCTGCCTTAATATGCCAATGTAGCTAATAATTCATTGGACTTTCTTTTTGAACTTTGCCTAGATTTCTGACACCACACAAAAGTGTCTTGAAGAGGTAGGCAGTGGTTCAGGAATAATTTCTTTGATGTCATCCAAATAATACCACACCTTCTCACCAGCAGATCTTATTGATGGGATGTAGAAGCGGTTGTCTCCCGCACAGCTCATTGTATCAACCTCATACTGACCACTGGCAATCTGGattaatgaagcaaaaaaacatttatcaactGTGTTTTTCAAAGACAATTTGATTATTACATGATCATTACCTCCACATTACATGTTAACAATCTGAATCCAATACTTGCACACCTGACTTCCCATTCTCCACTCAGTCTTAAACCTACCTGTGTTACTGTGCAAGTATAGAGGTCTCCGTTATAGTCCACAAGGACCCATGCTCCTACTTTGATGGTCTCTTCAGATTCCCTTTGAgtgaaaacaaactcctttGGGGAGAAGCAGTCACAAGAGTGACTACAGAAGCACGAGACCTCTCAAAATCTAATATTTCCTGGGTCAGTAGCAACAACCTGTGGAGAcattatgtttagttttatctgcaaaaacatgaaaaggtcAGGTctgtattacattttttgtaatttttcacacCCTAACTCTTGATTCCGCCCTCTTCTGTTCACTTCCTTTTGCGCTTCATATTAGCTGATATCAATTACCataaattagcataaaaatttaacctaaaaaatgtaaagtgtaATAAACTATAACAAACAACATTACAGTGTAAATAACCTAtacatttatctatttattattgaaaaatGACACTGTTCATCACCGTAATCTTGTTTCTCATTACCGCAACAGGCCTCAGATTACGCGGTAATGAAAGTTACGCATTACGGTAATGAATGACATCCACATGAGCTAGCTTAAAATTCTAGCATGTCGTGATGACTCAGTTAAACTTTTCTCACAAACAGTGTGAAATCCCTAACTTCTTCTATACAAAAAAGTGTCTTATTAATAACTTTTTAAGAACATGAGGTATTATACATTACGGTAATGATCACCTATAGTGTAAAAATAGGCATATGGAAGGAGAAGCTTAACAGTTATCATGATCAAAAGATGTCAAACAATCTTACCTTGTAGCCATCTTTTGTCTTCTCTTCTTTGTGGTGCATCATGGGTCagaataactttattttaaaaaatgctgtgaatattACAGGACTTTGAACAAGGTGTAACGGTAATGAGAGTTGCACCTCCGGACactcacttttattaaaatattctgaattacttaacagaaaattattatatattatcatattttattaatttatgtatatttaaacaaatttatgatattttttataaatctgcttgattatttatcatgataaattgaGGCgaaagcattttttcccccttaggACGCATTACGGTAATGAATTTGTGACtccaaaaacagttaaaaaacattaaaagactTATTTTAGTAACTAACAATGATCTGTGccaaatattagaaataatgaCTGTCCAAATAAAAGTgtattattttgagttttttatgaGTATGCCCCTAAAATCTTCTAAGACATTCAATAGGTTGGGTTCGTGAGAATCACccatatattcctttatttaaccaggtaaaccccgttgagatctagatctcattttcaagagggacctggatCGTTTTaaacaatcacacagtttaaaacgatgtaaacgcattttaatgggcttctggcaccaGGCTCCGTTCCCCTCTTTCACAGAATTTACGGTATTACGGTAGTAGAGGAGTATTTGGCCTTTCAGgttaaaataatgaatgaatgaatgaatgaaaaatgagacATAATTGTCAGAAGGGTAATAACCAGATGgtccaaaatataaaatatgtgtaAATTTTGGtacactgaagaaaaaaaacaaacttaaactAAACTCAGAGTGGATTCCATGTTTTTGTGTCTCCAGCCTGAGCGAGCCGTCCCTCCTCTCCCCGGGTCAGGACCTCCAGGTGGATGGATGTTCTGGGTCTCGTCTCTCCAGCTGTTTACAGCTGcggcctccacctcctccaaCCTTCAGCAAACCCCCGGCCCTGCTGCCCTGCAGGAACTGCGACCAGCAGCACGACCAGCAGCTCCAGAGCTGCGGCCGACCGGCCTACATCCACTTCTCCCGGGCCATTCGGCCCGCTGCCCGGCCCGCTCCGGTGAGGCGGCACTCACACAACCCAGATGTGAGAGCGGAGATGCTGCAGGGTGACTTCCGGCGCCGCAACTCCTCTTCCTGCCAGGGAGAGACTCTGTTTGTGGTGGGGAAGCCGTGTTTCCAGGGCTGCGGCCCGCGACCCCCTGCGGCCGCCGGGCCTGCGGGTCGAGCTCAGCTCCACGTCTTTCTGCCCAGCGAGGCCGAACCGGAGGCGGACAGGGAATCCGTGGATGAAGGCTTCATGGATGAACTGGACTGCAGGATTACAGCTCTGAAGCTGCAGCACACCCTCACCAACAACTCctagaaaaaattaatttctaccTTGATCTGACTACAGTGCTCCAACCAGTTTGTGAaccttgacctctgaccctacCAGGAGTCTGACCAGAAGAGTTTCCTCATAAGACGTCAGAGCTTATATGGagggattattttattttttatggtgtaaaaACCCATTGGATGAATATTTCTAACAACTGtcagtggcgcaaaaagtgggtatAAGTTCGATATGCTATGTGGGCGCTGCAGTAGAGGGGGCGCCAAACAACGGCGTAAAAATGATTTCTAGTctgcattttctgtatttgacaGCTGTTTATGGCGTTATATAACAGAGTCACGCTGCAACACGCACCAGAAAGTACAAAGTTGCACCACTGTATGTTAGTcttatactgtatattgttatTATCATTAGTATTAgtgttaatcttgttttttaacatattatttttaacattttaagaacttttttgTGTGAACCTTCATATCCATTTTTCTGTTGCACTTTAATTTTCCCTTTGCTTAACAATAAAGGCTGTTTCTATTCTTCTATTCTAAACGTCTAAAACGTCAGAGAAGTGAACAATATTATAAGATTTTTGAACTAGAAACTCAACTAATAATTAATATCGGATCTTGTGCTCATCTTGTCAACGCTTGTCGATCACAAGATCACAAGATCATCTTGTGATCACATATTTAAATGAACCTTCAAAGTTGTGTggagaaagaaaagctgaaataaaaaaatacttccaagtTTATAGTCATACTTTCAAAAACCCAGAGGAATCAGCTGCTGTGTTTAATGTGGGGCGATTTTTATTATTGACATTCAACAATATTAAACAATTACTTATTACTGACAGTAATaacacacatttttatactAACACTAATATTTATAATCAGTGTTATAAGAACACAAATTTTaccaacaatatttttaaaatatgtaactttttaaaaatatatataattttttatttaaccaggtgaaACATGGAGATCCAGATCTCATTGGACACCTGAGCTTCTCCAGCAACACGACAACCTGGTTAcactaaagtaaaacaaattacaaagcagtttaaaagcaataatcgattaatacagtcacattgtttatttaataaaaggctcaaaataatttcaatgaattactttctgaaaaagtttagtatttttattttaatacttgtTTAATGCATTATCTTTATATGATCGTTGTATATGTTATGATTTGTTTATTACATAATGTTTTAGTGTGTTATCACacatatatatttgttttataatgaGAATTTAAtgtaatgataataatgatcaAATAGTTAGcacttttcaaaaaaacatctgaaaacacaaaacagtcaAACAGCTGATCATGTTATTACCATAGGAAATAAGCACTAAATGTAAGCATTATTGGTGGCaaaattttatataatttatttttttatcaccaTTTAATAAATATCCAGCCTTTGCACCAACCGGCCTGTCCTTccttttttaattcagaaaaccCTGTTTCTGTGTTGGCGTGCCACTCACAATATGGCGGACAGACACGTTCCCCTACTGAGCTCCGTCTTCCGGGTCGAATGGAACGCGGTACAACGCTTCCTGCTGCTACCAGAAGTATCGTTGATACGGGGTCAGGTTCTGGGTTCAACTGGGTCCAGACTGGGACCAGTTCGTCTCCACCGAACATGGTTTGCTCCTGCGCTTTCCCGGGCTGCGCTAACAGAGCCAACTCCTGGTCGCCGTACAGGTTCCACCGCATTCCGCTGGCGGACCTCCACCTCCGGATGTTGTGGCTGTCGGTGCTGGGGATGGATGTCAACACGCCGCCAGCCGCGCTGAAGCATCTCCGCGTCTGCAGCGCTCACTTCACGGATGATGATTACATCGGGAAGAGGGAGAATAATAAAGGACAGCTGCACCTGAAGGAGCACGCGGTCCCATCCGCCCAGGTAAGACTCCACCTTTTCACTGgtcaattttacttttttcatttatttagttttgttagaAAAGTCATGTATAATGTACAAAACAATTCAGGGAAGTAAATCTGACAGAACTGTTTTATGAACAGAGctcattttgtaaaaaagaaaagaaaaacaaacaaaaacaatttctatACATAATGTAGCATAAATAATACAGCATGATGTCGCTCAGAGAACAAAGCACAGAACTAGATTAAATAGATCTGCCCTAATGGATCAGACACACTGTCACAATAACagatctagatttttttttccaatatcgGGACAGATAGAGATATGGGATCGGTGCAACTCTGGAATAAGTTAATGCTGGGTTGCTGATGACGTATTACCGACGTCACGCAGTGCAGATGGGGGTCATTACCCTGTTACaccttttcctctctttcttacTTGTTTGAAACTAGTTTTCATTTATGAGGGCagaaaactaaaccaaactcatcctgtgttaaaaaataatcaactt from Xiphophorus hellerii strain 12219 chromosome 13, Xiphophorus_hellerii-4.1, whole genome shotgun sequence includes:
- the LOC116730589 gene encoding uncharacterized protein LOC116730589 — protein: MLVSVKRTPVTVHPPSAPRGLAAAWQVHPAPILMTDPAEKFPAGEASRMSGSGAAAPPTALLSGLWHCGSVRRNSRLLPGSVPPGLRSRAPLRLPSLAAKAPRRRSGLARLSLSEPSLLSPGQDLQVDGCSGSRLSSCLQLRPPPPPTFSKPPALLPCRNCDQQHDQQLQSCGRPAYIHFSRAIRPAARPAPVRRHSHNPDVRAEMLQGDFRRRNSSSCQGETLFVVGKPCFQGCGPRPPAAAGPAGRAQLHVFLPSEAEPEADRESVDEGFMDELDCRITALKLQHTLTNNS